The Prinia subflava isolate CZ2003 ecotype Zambia chromosome 5, Cam_Psub_1.2, whole genome shotgun sequence genome window below encodes:
- the TUB gene encoding tubby protein homolog isoform X6 produces the protein MVQSNVDSRARTRRTKHSEEQAPLVESYLNSNSSTIYHGIDGPAAFQDDVQKVGSQVQILTVGQSSHDEDDGDKVATGQQPQSKQDLRTAMQKKDPHANTSWSSSTSQSSLVALDHVPGISSSMNFDEEEDEEDEDSSSSSQLNSNTRPGSATSKKSNKEAASAPSPSTNEPLIDVDDLEEFAVRPAPQGVTVKCRITRDKKGMDRGMYPTYYLHLEREHGKKVFLLAGRKRKKSKTSNYLISIDPTDLSRGGESFIGKLRSNLMGTKFTVYDNGVNPMKTTSSLEASTLRQELAAICYETNVLGFKGPRKMSVIIPGMNMDHERVSIRPRNEHETLLARWQNKNTESVIELHNKTPVWNDDTQSYVLNFHGRVTQASVKNFQIIHDNDPDYIVMQFGRVAEDVFTMDYNYPMCALQAFSIALSSFDSKLACE, from the exons GCATTGATGGCCCAGCTGCTTTTCAAGACGATGTTCAGAAGGTAGGAAGTCAAGTGCAGATTCTCACTGTTGGACAGTCTAGCCatgatgaagatgatggtgaCAAAGTGGCTACTGGCCAACAACCGCAAAGCAAGCAAGATCTTAGAACTGCAATGCAGAAAAAGG atCCCCATGCAAATACATCCTGGTCCTCTTCCACCTCCCAATCCAGTCTTGTCGCCCTGGATCATGTTCCTG GCATTTCAAGTAGCATGAATTTTGATGAGGAAGAagatgaggaggatgaagaCAGCTCCAGTTCTTCACAGTTAAACAGTAACACCAGGCCTGGTTCTGCCACAAGCAAGAAATCCAATAAG gAAGCGGCCTCAGCCCCCAGTCCTTCCACAAATGAGCCTCTCATAGATGTGGATGACCTGGAGGAGTTTGCTGTCAGACCTGCCCCACAGGGGGTCACTGTCAAGTGCAGGATCACAAGAGACAAGAAGGGAATGGACCGAGGGATGTACCCTACTTATTACCTCCACTTGGAAAGGGAGCATGGTAAAAAG GTGTTCCTGTTGGCTGGAAGGAAACGAAAGAAGAGTAAAACCTCTAATTACCTCATCTCTATAGACCCAACTGACCTGTCTCGGGGTGGAGAGAGTTTTATTGGAAAACTGAG atcAAATCTTATGGGAACTAAGTTTACAGTTTATGACAATGGAGTAAATCCAATGAAAACAACATCCAGCCTGGAGGCGAGTACCCTGCGTCAGGAGCTAGCTGCTATTTGTTAC GAAACAAATGTCCTGGGGTTTAAAGGACCTCGTAAAATGAGCGTGATCATACCAGGAATGAATATGGATCATGAAAGAGTTTCCATCAGGCCACGAAAT GAACATGAGACGCTTCTTGCAAGGTGGCagaacaaaaatacagagaGTGTCATTGAGCTGCACAACAAAACACCAGTCTGGAATGATGACACCCAGTCCTATGTTCTGAATTTCCATGGTCGAGTCACACAGGCCTCAGTGAAGAACTTCCAGATTATCCATGATAACGATC CTGACTACATCGTGATGCAGTTTGGCCGCGTGGCTGAGGATGTGTTCACCATGGACTACAACTACCCGATGTGTGCACTACAAGCCTTTTCCATTGCCCTTTCCAGTTTTGACAGCAAGCTGGCTTGTGAGTAA